In the genome of Kluyveromyces marxianus DMKU3-1042 DNA, complete genome, chromosome 1, one region contains:
- the PGU1 gene encoding endo-polygalacturonase translates to MHVDSSNDNSNDNNDTNKQQQQKVSSETKKKKMLFSNTLLIAAASALLAEASPLEKRDSCTLSGKTAGGGLSNCATVTVNNVEVPAGKTLDLTGLQDGATVNFVGQVTFDYDEWVGPLVSISGKNIKVVGKSGHLLDGDGARWWDGKGDSGKKVKPKFMSLKLTGNSDVGGLQIKNTPIQAISVNSCSDTVIHDVTIDNSDGDKDSLGHNTDGFDVGNVNNVTIENCHVYNQDDCIAVNSGTGVYFKNNYCSGGHGASIGSVGLRSNNVVDTVYFENNQIVNSDNGLRIKTIQKATGSVNNVHFLSNTISGIRKFGIVVETDYSSGSTTGTPGSKVPITNFEVDGLTGSVDSSAYRVKILVAGASKWTWKDVDITGGSSFGSCTGIPSGSGASC, encoded by the exons ATGCATGTAGA TAGCAGCAACGACAACAGTAACGACAATAACGATACCAAcaaacaacagcaacagaaaGTAAGCtcagaaaccaaaaaaaaaaaaatgttatTCAGCAACACCTTATTAATCGCAGCAGCTAGTGCATTATTAGCTGAAGCTTCTCcattggaaaagagagacAGTTGTACCTTGAGTGGGAAGACAGCAGGAGGTGGATTGTCCAACTGTGCCACGGTCACTGTCAACAACGTTGAAGTCCCAGCTGGTAAGACCTTGGACTTGACAGGCTTGCAAGACGGTGCGACAGTTAATTTCGTCGGGCAGGTTACCTTTGATTACGATGAATGGGTGGGTCCATTGGTCTCCATCTCCGGTAAGAACATCAAGGTGGTGGGTAAGTCTGGCCACTTGTTAGATGGTGATGGTGCACGTTGGTGGGACGGGAAGGGTGACAGTGGTAAAAAGGTGAAGCCTAAGTTCATGAGCTTGAAATTGACTGGCAACTCAGATGTCGGTGGGTTGCAAATCAAGAATACCCCAATTCAAGCTATCTCAGTGAACTCTTGTAGTGACACTGTGATTCACGATGTCACCATTGACAACAGTGATGGTGACAAGGACAGCTTGGGTCACAACACTGATGGTTTCGATGTTGGTAACGTTAACAACGTCACCATTGAAAACTGTCATGTCTACAACCAAGACGACTGTATCGCCGTCAACTCCGGTACCGGTGTCtacttcaagaacaacTACTGTTCTGGTGGTCATGGTGCTTCCATTGGTTCAGTCGGTCTTCGCTCAAACAATGTGGTTGACACCGTTTACTTCGAGAACAACCAAATTGTCAACTCTGACAACGGTTTGAGAATTAAGACCATTCAAAAGGCCACTGGTTCCGTTAACAACGTGCACTTCTTGTCCAACACTATCTCCGGCATCAGAAAGTTCggtattgttgttgaaactGATTACAGCAGTGGATCCACCACCGGTACCCCAGGTAGCAAGGTCCCAATCACCAACTTCGAAGTCGATGGTTTGACTGGTTCAGTTGACTCTTCCGCTTACAGAGTCAAGATCTTGGTTGCTGGTGCTTCTAAGTGGACTTGGAAGGATGTTGATATCACTGgtggttcttctttcgGTTCATGTACTGGTATTCCATCTGGTAGCGGAGCTTCCTGTTAA
- the ZTA1 gene encoding NADPH:quinone reductase, giving the protein MASLARLANRLSLRTMSSSAIPSVQKVVLIRETGGPEVIRYEEDFPVPKISENELLIKNSYAGVNFIEAYFRKGIYPSEKPYVLGREAVGTVVAKGEKSGDKFEIGDKVAYLSPGTFAQYTKYPSNGKIIKLPQDISKEKLITTAASLVQGLTALTFIDEAYSVKKGDYILVYAAAGGVGLILDQLLKKRGARTIAVASTDEKLQLAKEYGAEFLINSSKEDIVERVNEITNGQGVEAAFDSVGKDTFETTLQALKRKGTFVSYGNASGPVPPVPLNKLVPKNIKLVRPQVFGYITADDEWEHYSSELVRLIDSGELKIKVFKVYPLKDYRQATEELEGRKTTGKLVLEIPE; this is encoded by the coding sequence ATGGCATCTCTAGCTCGTCTAGCTAATCGTCTAAGTCTAAGAACCATGTCTAGTAGTGCTATCCCAAGTGTTCAAAAAGTCGTTCTAATCAGGGAAACTGGTGGTCCAGAAGTTATCCGCTACGAGGAAGATTTCCCAGTTCCAAAGATCAGTGAGAACGAGTTGTTGATCAAGAATTCCTACGCAGGTGTCAATTTCATCGAGGCTTATTTCCGTAAAGGTATATATCCATCCGAAAAGCCGTATGTTTTGGGAAGAGAAGCAGTAGGTACAGTCGTTGCCAAAGGTGAAAAGAGCGGAGACAAGTTTGAGATTGGAGACAAAGTTGCATATCTGTCCCCTGGCACTTTTGCTCAGTATACCAAGTATCCAAGCAATGGGAAGATTATTAAATTACCTCAAGATATCTCCAAGGAGAAATTAATCACTACAGCAGCATCGCTAGTCCAGGGTCTAACTGCTCTAACTTTCATCGACGAAGCATACAGTGTCAAGAAAGGAGATTACATCCTTGTGTATGCTGCAGCAGGTGGTGTTGGATTGATTTTGGAccaattgttgaagaagagaggTGCACGCACTATTGCTGTGGCTTCTACTGATGAAAAATTGCAATTGGCTAAGGAATACGGTGCCGAATTTCTaatcaattcttccaagGAAGATATAGTCGAAAGGGTGAATGAAATTACCAATGGACAAGGGGTTGAAGCTGCCTTTGATTCAGTTGGTAAGGACACTTTCGAAACCACTCTCCAGGCTTTAAAGAGAAAGGGTACTTTTGTGTCATACGGTAACGCTTCAGGTCCTGTTCCTCCTGTTCCTCTTAACAAATTGGTCCCTAAAAATATAAAGCTTGTGAGACCACAGGTTTTCGGCTATATTACGGCAGATGATGAATGGGAGCACTACTCTAGCGAACTCGTTAGATTGATTGACTCTGGAGAATTGAAGATTAAAGTGTTTAAAGTGTATCCTTTGAAAGACTACAGGCAGGCAACTGAAGAACTAGAAGGGAGAAAGACAACAGGTAAACTTGTCCTAGAGATTCCAGAATGA
- the FAU1 gene encoding 5-formyltetrahydrofolate cyclo-ligase: MVPQKQVLRRQVKQALRAITQRELVQQSETLSRLALRVIDAQGYRHVACFLNMEHSEVKTEPLLESLFREGKTVYLPRCTTTRVSKQKILRGNQADQQADQQAGHHAHLTFYAMSSIEQVRALKPQGKYQLREPQAVDPEPLPPQELEVILMPGVAFCKKNGARMGHGAGYYDDYITRHLHYTGKKPLLVGLALKEQLVDDVPVEEHDYTVDCLVSGDGEVTWYGPRPSPDRSKKDHK, translated from the coding sequence ATGGTCCCGCAGAAACAGGTTTTGAGGAGGCAGGTGAAACAGGCGTTGCGTGCGATCACGCAACGGGAGCTCGTGCAGCAGAGCGAGACTCTCTCGAGACTTGCGCTTCGGGTGATCGATGCGCAGGGGTACAGGCACGTCGCGTGCTTCTTGAACATGGAGCACAGCGAGGTGAAGACCGAGCCGCTGCTCGAGTCGCTGTTTCGAGAGGGCAAGACGGTGTACTTGCCTCGGTGCACGACGACTCGGGTTTCGAAGCAGAAGATATTGCGTGGGAATCAGGCAGACCAGCAGGCAGACCAGCAGGCAGGTCACCACGCACACCTCACCTTCTATGCGATGAGCTCCATCGAGCAGGTGCGGGCGTTGAAACCGCAGGGCAAGTACCAATTGCGGGAGCCCCAAGCAGTGGACCCTGAGCCGCTTCCACCGCAGGAACTAGAGGTGATTCTCATGCCCGGAGTTGCGTTCTGCAAGAAGAACGGCGCACGCATGGGCCATGGGGCCGGCTACTACGACGACTACATCACCAGGCACTTGCACTACACGGGCAAGAAGCCGCTGCTCGTCGGGCTGGCGTTGAAGGAGCAGCTGGTCGACGACGTGCCCGTCGAGGAGCACGACTACACCGTCGACTGCCTGGTCTCCGGCGATGGGGAAGTCACTTGGTATGGGCCCCGGCCCAGCCCAGACAGGAGCAAGAAGGATCATAAATAA
- a CDS encoding GAL4 domain-containing family protein: MKKVVRSYNGCQKCRSLKKKCSEEKPQCSNCKKQGYDCSYVRPLKWGGRPFKDKRVTKMMRFEHTYVVEGICAVDLKAATGKNSSGTASDSKVAKKNKKKKNSRAEMGAQQMLLQMPLQQQQQQQQQQQQTSFPEAKIVEYLPQVDVEVKVDVDENSINIDPSVGGESFSPLSALFDNSNTERSPTALDTDQLVFQPNAANTAFSSEVVLQNQQFMSPTTRLPSFMIPDLLLQSPELAESFDFFFSQTSKLLVPAPSTTYSRNPFFNFLPRMAMNSSALMNLLLVFGANHKHKIMHSQGFYTDGNSSLVANDLLTNTFTSLLTQLTDFDTRNSDSTLATILLLAAFDIFFGDKKQKWRTHVYGARKIMKERLSNGTGALTLSDHSADFRQEHFLLRWFAYTDIISSLSSTNSINNIHKLSSLKYEMETNVEDSLMQKMIRLEDIEYFTGMEVSCLWMLAEVSRLVNEKETDETTVFPQVLVLKALELDHKMTTYLKKTELKRDEVYQTYYLSKTDAVMAERYEVYRILRGTNQIFTLTGVLQLKRRVLGISPSSPIIIELLKEITKLIENCIAFESSAETCIIFCIFSCGCELMDPELYEYRLLYQQHLTSLVRKGVTSAKQAQNIMEECWLSGKQWWDLFKEKNMDITFAL; encoded by the coding sequence ATGAAGAAAGTGGTGAGATCGTATAACGGGTGCCAGAAGTGCAGgagtttgaagaagaagtgcaGCGAAGAGAAACCGCAATGTAGCAACTGCAAGAAGCAAGGGTACGATTGCAGCTACGTGAGGCCTTTGAAATGGGGCGGTCGTCCGTTCAAGGACAAACGAGTTACCAAGATGATGCGGTTTGAACACACGTACGTGGTGGAGGGAATATGTGCTGTGGATCTCAAGGCAGCTACTGGGAAGAACAGTTCTGGAACAGCATCTGACTCAAAGGTtgcgaagaagaacaagaagaagaagaatagcCGTGCGGAAATGGGTGCTCAGCAGATGCTCTTGCAGATGCCCctgcagcagcagcagcagcagcagcagcagcaacagcagaCTTCCTTCCCAGAAGCAAAGATTGTGGAATATCTGCCCCAGGTGGACGTAGAAGTGAAAGTCGACGTTGATGAGAATAGCATCAACATCGATCCCAGTGTAGGCGGCGAGTCGTTCTCGCCGTTATCAGCTCTATTTGACAACAGCAACACCGAAAGAAGCCCCACGGCTCTGGATACAGATCAGCTGGTATTCCAACCGAACGCAGCGAACACAGCCTTTTCCTCTGAAGTTGTGCTGCAGAACCAGCAGTTCATGTCTCCTACTACAAGACTACCAAGCTTTATGATTCCCGATTTGTTGCTTCAATCCCCAGAATTAGCAGAATCGtttgacttcttcttcagccaAACATCGAAGTTGCTCGTCCCAGCTCCAAGTACTACCTACAGCCGTAACccattcttcaactttctACCTAGAATGGCGATGAACAGTTCCGCGTTGATGAATTTACTCTTAGTCTTTGGAGCTAACCATAAACACAAGATCATGCACTCGCAAGGGTTCTATACTGATGGCAACAGCTCGTTGGTAGCGAATGACTTGTTGACAAACACTTTCACCAGTTTGCTAACGCAACTAACAGACTTTGACACTAGAAATAGCGATTCAACGCTCGCTACCATTTTGCTATTGGCAGCTTTCGATATATTCTTTGGTGATAAGAAGCAGAAATGGCGTACACATGTGTACGGGGCCAGAAAAATCATGAAGGAAAGGCTTTCAAATGGGACTGGTGCCCTCACCCTTTCGGACCATAGTGCAGATTTCCGGCAAGAACATTTCCTTTTGAGATGGTTCGCGTACACCGATATTATTTCCTCGTTGTCGTCAACTAACTCGATTAATAACATTCACAAGCTCTCGTCTCTCAAATACGAGATGGAAACAAACGTGGAGGATAGTTTGATGCAGAAGATGATTCGACTAGAGGATATTGAGTACTTTACCGGGATGGAGGTATCCTGTTTGTGGATGTTGGCAGAGGTTTCTCGTTTGGTGAACGAGAAGGAGACAGACGAGACCACCGTCTTCCCACAggtattggtattgaaGGCCCTAGAACTTGACCACAAGATGACAACTTAtttaaagaaaacagaacTCAAAAGAGATGAGGTCTATCAAACCTACTACTTATCAAAAACAGACGCAGTCATGGCAGAAAGGTACGAGGTTTACAGAATTCTTCGGGGCACAAACCAGATATTTACGCTAACTGGGGTACTACAACTAAAACGAAGGGTATTGGGTATCTCGCCCAGCAGCCCTATCATAATAGAATTACTAAAAGAAATAACAAAACTTATAGAAAATTGCATAGCGTTTGAATCTTCCGCAGAGACATGTATCATTTTCTGTATCTTCAGCTGTGGATGTGAGCTGATGGATCCAGAATTGTACGAATACAGGTTGTTGTATCAGCAGCACTTGACATCTTTGGTTCGTAAGGGTGTCACCAGTGCAAAACAAGCGCAAAATATTATGGAAGAATGCTGGCTATCTGGGAAGCAATGGTGGGACCTCttcaaagagaagaacaTGGATATTACGTTCGCGCTCTAA
- the SUC2 gene encoding beta-fructofuranosidase SUC2, with protein sequence MKLAYSLLLPLAGVSASVINYKRDGDSKAITNTTFSLNRPSVHFTPSHGWMNDPNGLWYDAKEEDWHLYYQYNPAATIWGTPLYWGHAVSKDLTSWTDYGASLGPGSDDAGAFSGSMVIDYNNTSGFFNSSVDPRQRAVAVWTLSKGPSQAQHISYSLDGGYTFQHYSDNAVLDINSSNFRDPKVFWHEGENGEDGRWIMAVAESQVFSVLFYSSPNLKNWTLESNFTHHGWTGTQYECPGLVKVPYDSVADSSSNSSDSKPDSAWVLFVSINPGGPLGGSVTQYFVGDFNGTHFTPIDDQTRFLDMGKDYYALQTFFNTPNEKDVYGIAWASNWQYAQQAPTDPWRSSMSLVRQFTLKDFSTNPNSADVVLNSQPVLNYDALRKNGTTYSITNYTVTSENGKKIKLDNPSGSLEFHLEYVFNGSPDIKSNVFADLSLYFKGNNDDNEYLRLGYETNGGAFFLDRGHTKIPFVKENLFFNHQLAVTNPVSNYTTNVFDVYGVIDKNIIELYFDNGNVVSTNTFFFSTNNVIGEIDIKSPYDKAYTINSFNVTQFNV encoded by the coding sequence ATGAAGTTAGCATACTCCCTCTTGCTTCCATTGGCAGGAGTCAGTGCTTCAGTTATCAATTACAAGAGAGATGGTGACAGCAAGGCCATCACTAACACCACTTTCAGTTTGAACAGACCTTCTGTGCATTTCACTCCATCCCATGGTTGGATGAACGATCCAAATGGTTTGTGGTACGATGCCAAGGAAGAAGACTGGCATTTGTACTACCAGTACAACCCAGCAGCCACGATCTGGGGTACTCCATTGTACTGGGGTCACGCTGTTTCCAAGGATTTGACTTCTTGGACAGATTACGGTGCTTCCTTGGGCCCAGGTTCCGACGACGCTGGTGCGTTCAGTGGTAGTATGGTTATCGATTATAACAATACTTCtggtttcttcaacagcTCTGTGGACCCAAGACAAAGAGCAGTTGCAGTCTGGACTTTGTCTAAGGGCCCAAGCCAAGCCCAGCACATCAGTTACTCGTTGGACGGTGGTTACACCTTCCAACACTATTCCGACAACGCCGTGTTGGACATCAACAGCTCCAACTTCAGAGACCCTAAGGTGTTCTGGCACGAGGGCGAGAACGGCGAAGATGGTCGTTGGATCATGGCCGTTGCTGAATCGCAAGTGTTCTCTGTGTTGTTCTACTCTTCTCCAAACTTGAAAAACTGGACCTTGGAATCCAACTTCACCCACCACGGCTGGACTGGTACCCAATACGAATGCCCAGGTCTAGTTAAGGTTCCATACGACAGTGTTGCTGACTCTTCTTCGAACTCCTCCGACTCCAAGCCAGACTCCGCATGGGTCTTGTTTGTCTCCATCAACCCTGGTGGTCCATTGGGTGGTTCCGTTACCCAATACTTTGTTGGTGACTTCAACGGTACTCACTTCACTCCAATCGACGATCAAACCAGATTCCTAGACATGGGTAAGGACTACTACGCACTACAaactttcttcaacactCCAAACGAGAAGGACGTCTACGGTATCGCATGGGCTTCTAACTGGCAATACGCCCAACAAGCCCCAACTGACCCATGGCGTTCATCTATGAGTTTGGTTAGACAATTCACATTGAAAGACTTCAGCACAAACCCTAACTCCGCCGATGTCGTCTTGAACAGTCAACCAGTCTTGAACTATGATGCTTTGAGAAAGAACGGTACCACTTACAGCATCACAAACTACACCGTCACCTCCGAAAACGGcaagaagatcaagctAGACAACCCATCCGGTTCTCTTGAATTCCATCTTGAATACGTGTTTAACGGCTCCCCAGATATCAAGAGCAACGTGTTCGCTGATCTTTCCTTGTACTTCAAGGGTAACAACGACGACAACGAATACTTGAGATTGGGTTACGAAACCAACGGTGgtgccttcttcttggaccGTGGCCACACCAAGATTCCTTTCGTGAAGGAGAACTTGTTCTTCAACCACCAATTGGCAGTTACCAACCCAGTTTCCAACTACACCACAAACGTCTTCGACGTTTACGGTGTCATTGACAAGAACATCATCGAATTGTACTTCGACAACGGTAACGTCGTCTCCACcaacactttcttcttctctacCAACAACGTCATTGGTGAAATTGACATCAAGTCACCATACGACAAGGCTTACACCATTAACTCATTTAACGTTACCCAATTTAACGTTTGA
- the BAT1 gene encoding branched-chain-amino-acid transaminase BAT1 (mitochondrial) translates to MSSLDASKVKITKVSEPSKPRPNDELVFGQTFTDHMMTVEWTAKDGWGVPEIKPYGNLSLDPSACVFHYGFELFEGLKAYRTPDNKISMFRADKNMERMNKSAARICLPTFDGEELIKLIGKLIEQDKYLVPEGQGYSLYIRPTMIGTTNGLGVGTPDRALLYVITSPVGPYYKTGFKAVRLEATDYATRAWPGGVGDKKLGANYAPCVLPQLEAAKRGYQQNLWLFGEEKNITEVGTMNVFFVFKDSATGKKELVTAPLDGTILEGVTRDSILQLCRKNLDPEEWVVSERYYSIFEVEERAAKGELVEAFGSGTAAVVSPIKEIGWRGNDINVPLLPGEQSGQLTKQVASWIADIQYGRKEYNNWSRIVADLN, encoded by the coding sequence ATGAGTTCATTGGATGCGTCAAAAGTGAAAATTACGAAGGTTTCTGAGCCATCGAAACCTCGTCCAAACGATGAATTGGTATTTGGTCAGACGTTTACAGACCATATGATGACTGTTGAGTGGACAGCCAAGGACGGATGGGGCGTTCCTGAGATTAAGCCATACGGGAACCTCTCTTTGGACCCATCTGCGTGTGTTTTCCACTATGGGTTCGAGTTGTTTGAAGGTTTGAAGGCATACAGAACGCCGGACAACAAGATCAGCATGTTCCGTGCAGACAAGAACATGGAGCGTATGAACAAGTCGGCGGCCAGAATCTGTTTGCCAACGTTTGATGGGGAGGAGTTGATCAAGTTGATTGGTAAGTTGATCGAGCAGGACAAGTACTTGGTTCCCGAGGGCCAGGGCTACTCGTTGTACATCAGACCTACGATGATTGGTACTACGAACGGTCTAGGTGTTGGTACGCCTGACAGAGCGTTGTTGTATGTGATCACTTCGCCAGTGGGGCCATACTACAAGACTGGGTTCAAGGCTGTGAGATTGGAGGCCACGGACTATGCGACCAGAGCTTGGCCCGGTGGTGTGGGTGACAAGAAGCTTGGTGCGAACTATGCGCCATGCGTGTTGCCCCAGCTCGAGGCAGCCAAGCGTGGCTACCAGCAGAACTTGTGGTTGTTCGGTGAGGAGAAGAACATCACGGAAGTCGGTACGATGAACGTTTTCTTTGTGTTCAAGGACTCTGCCACGGGCAAGAAGGAGCTTGTGACCGCTCCATTGGACGGTACCATTCTTGAAGGTGTGACCAGAGACTCGATCTTGCAGTTGTGCAGAAAGAACTTGGACCCTGAGGAATGGGTTGTGTCGGAGCGTTACTACAGCATCTTCGAAGTGGAGGAGAGAGCAGCCAAGGGCGAGTTGGTCGAGGCGTTCGGGTCTGgtactgctgctgttgtgTCTCCAATCAAGGAGATCGGCTGGAGGGGCAACGACATCAACGTCCCATTGCTTCCTGGCGAGCAATCCGGTCAATTGACGAAGCAGGTCGCCTCCTGGATCGCTGACATCCAGTACGGCAGAAAGGAGTACAACAACTGGTCCCGTATTGTTGCTGATTTGAACTGA
- the ARN1 gene encoding ARN family MFS transporter, giving the protein MTSSDNGDIAFKDKGNNVIIDEKHVEKDSFKSSKSIVIRKTEILAEQYSSWQWRFVLLLSAFLCGYGYGLDSTLRSFYTTYATNSYSTHSLLSTVGVINAVMGAAAQIVYARLSDVYGRFTLFCTAIMFYVVGTIIESQAYDVQRYAAGAVFYNIGYVGVILIVLLILSDFSSLRWRLFYSFVPAWPFIINTWISGDIVASVKPQKHWSWAIAMWAFIFPLSCLPLITCMIHMRMRARKTAAWKELSQEQTFYQKHGLKSTLVELFWKLDVVGVILMIVILGCILVPLTLAGGTSSKWRQAHIIAPFVVGFVLIPFFIVWESRFAVEPVAPFKLLKDRGIWAALAISFLVNFIFTMAAGYLFTILIVAVDQSNKAATRITSISTFTSTVFSPFFALFVTRVTRLKPYIILGCSLWMVAMGILFHFRSGQHSDNGIIGALVVWGIGTTMFTYPVTVSIQSVTSHEHMATVTALSYTMYRIGSAVGSSVSGAIWTQLLYKQLLKHLGGDAELAAKFYGAPLTYVALYPWDSPIRQSVVQAYRYVQKYEVLVALIFTVPLFVLSLCLRDPPLTDSVAHENIKEGEYIDVEHDDPVSNWISSKWNRLTK; this is encoded by the coding sequence atGACGTCCAGCGACAACGGTGACATTGCCTTTAAGGACAAGGGCAATAATGTCATCATCGATGAGAAGCATGTAGAGAAAGATAGCTTCAAGTCGAGCAAGTCTATAGTTATTAGAAAGACTGAAATTCTGGCCGAACAGTACAGTTCCTGGCAATGGaggtttgttcttttgctttCTGCTTTCTTATGCGGTTATGGGTATGGTTTGGACAGCACATTGCGTAGTTTCTATACGACATATGCGACGAATTCGTATTCTACACATTCGTTGCTTTCTACTGTTGGTGTGATCAACGCTGTCATGGGAGCGGCAGCTCAGATTGTGTATGCTAGATTATCTGACGTTTATGGTAGGTTTACGCTATTTTGCACTGCGATAATGTTTTATGTGGTGGGGACGATCATCGAGTCTCAGGCGTACGATGTGCAGCGGTACGCCGCTGGTGCGGTTTTCTATAACATTGGGTATGTTGGTGTGATTTTGATTGTGCTATTGATTTTGTCGGACTTTTCCTCATTGAGATGGAGGTTGTTCTACTCTTTTGTTCCAGCATGGcccttcatcatcaacacaTGGATCTCTGGTGACATTGTTGCTAGTGTGAAGCCCCAGAAGCATTGGTCGTGGGCCATTGCGATGTGGGCGTTCATTTTCCCGCTAAGTTGCTTGCCCTTGATCACATGCATGATTCACATGAGGATGCGTGCGAGAAAGACTGCTGCGTGGAAAGAGCTGAGCCAAGAGCAGACTTTCTACCAAAAGCACGGGCTCAAGAGCACGCTGGTGGAATTATTTTGGAAACTAGACGTTGTTGGAGTAATTTTGATGATTGTGATTCTGGGGTGCATCTTGGTTCCCTTGACGCTAGCTGGCggaacttcttccaaatgGAGACAAGCGCACATCATTGCTCCCTTTGTCGTTGGGTTTGTGTTGATCCCATTCTTTATAGTGTGGGAATCCCGCTTTGCAGTTGAGCCCGTGGCTCCGTTCAAGCTATTGAAGGACCGTGGGATCTGGGCCGCGTTGGcgatttcatttttggtcaacttcatcttcaCGATGGCTGCGGGCTACCTCTTCACAATCTTGATTGTTGCAGTGGACCAATCGAACAAGGCGGCCACGAGAATCACGAGCATCAGCACCTTCACTTCGACGGTGTTCTCGCCTTTCTTCGCGCTATTCGTCACACGAGTCACCAGGCTCAAGCCTTACATCATCCTCGGCTGCTCGCTATGGATGGTCGCAATGGGAATTCTATTCCACTTCAGATCCGGCCAACATTCCGACAACGGGATAATTGGGGCTTTGGTCGTCTGGGGCATCGGAACAACTATGTTCACGTATCCGGTAACAGTTTCCATCCAGTCTGTCACCTCGCATGAACACATGGCCACTGTCACTGCGCTCAGCTACACCATGTACAGAATTGGTTCGGCCGTGGGTTCATCCGTTTCCGGTGCCATCTGGACTCAATTGCTGTACAAGCAGCTTTTGAAACACCTTGGTGGTGACGCAGAGCTAGCTGCAAAGTTCTACGGCGCCCCATTGACCTACGTCGCGCTGTACCCATGGGACAGCCCGATAAGACAGAGCGTTGTGCAAGCCTACAGATACGTGCAGAAGTACGAGGTGCTAGTAGCGTTGATTTTCACTGTGCCGCTATTCGTGCTGTCGCTGTGCCTAAGGGACCCACCGCTTACGGATTCTGTTGCGCATGAAAACATCAAGGAGGGCGAGTACATCGACGTCGAGCACGACGACCCAGTGAGCAATTGGATCAGTTCCAAGTGGAACAGGCTTACCAAGTAG
- the FMP23 gene encoding Fmp23p (mitochondrial): MIKFTRAFRTFAPVSSKSVSNRIIIPPVTQVNYGQPSLKALQSEYKQLPDNSNFIEKYYNELQTFRDEFLVPHLNKQYTDFEENPDDLVFEIEKYIECQVIPKHSVYTQKSDLMAHGEQLPMVYCDTVGDKMIIERFLDFCRGVRHTLRLNGGHSVIFDIMLQSNSVFEDFERRRASS, translated from the coding sequence ATGATCAAATTTACTAGAGCCTTCAGAACTTTCGCACCAGTATCGTCGAAGTCTGTTTCTAACCGAATCATCATCCCGCCAGTTACACAGGTTAACTATGGACAGCCCAGCCTTAAGGCGTTGCAAAGCGAATACAAGCAACTACCGGATAACTCCAATTTTATAGAGAAGTACTATAACGAGCTTCAAACGTTCCGCGATGAGTTTCTAGTGCCTCATTTGAACAAACAGTACACGGATTTCGAAGAGAATCCCGATGACTTGGTGTTTGAGATTGAAAAGTACATTGAGTGTCAGGTAATTCCCAAACACTCCGTCTACACACAGAAATCGGACCTGATGGCGCACGGAGAACAGTTGCCAATGGTGTATTGTGACACTGTGGGGGACAAGATGATTATCGAGAGGTTTTTAGACTTCTGTAGAGGTGTCAGACACACACTACGCTTGAACGGGGGACACAGTGTGATCTTTGATATTATGTTGCAGAGCAACTCTGTGTTTGAGGATTTCGAGCGTAGAAGGGCATCCTCGTAG